The Pyrus communis chromosome 12, drPyrComm1.1, whole genome shotgun sequence genomic sequence TGGAGTTTAGCAAACGTGGGACGCTATGacgctttatttatttatttattctcttTATACCTACAGACACTCAACATGAAACATAGACATGACATGAATGTCATTTTTTTCGTGTTTGTGTCATTTTAGTgacatacccgatatcttaacgggtcgcgTCGTGTAACACCCATTAAGGTACGGGCAATATGACCTAACCCAAAATCAActtgttaatattatcaggtaatatgacctcACACGTTACccgttaaaaaaatattttttaaatcaataaataatgaaaatgaagacataatttgacccaaaaactgaaaaatataataccaaattagtatatgcataccacattgtcacataagTATTATTtgcaaaacataaaacaaaatatttgtctttcaagtactACATAtcccaaaataagagcctaatgaaCAAACATTACTACaaataccaaatgttcaaggatatgcaaaatcaAGGAAGTTGCATTTCAAGGTTGAGGAACcttgcaccttttttttttttttttttttttacgtgtttggtatttttatttttaatgtgttttataatttttttttttaatctcacccTTTACCTATAgaatactataaaaataaataaaatttattttttgaatttataaacaatataatacaataatacatataaacatatacatataaacatatacaCTATGGCGATTATATTTTAGCGTatgtttttttagtagtttaaaaagttaaaataatcaaaataatttacgGGTTACCCGCACGTTACCCTCATGCAAACTTGTTAAAAATCCATTATTAACATGTTCTTATTTTGTGACTTAATAGAGATCCTATTTCTTCTTGTGTAAATAATATAGTTTGTttcatagaaaaaaaattgatttagcCACAAAAAGAGAATATTTCTCATCTTGGCATAATTTGGATGGTCAAAAAGGAAGCGCCAGGCGAAAAAAGGACTTGATATGGTAAGATGCGAAAGCTGACAAGCGACAAACTGGCACAAAAAAGTTACCAGCATAAAAAGATTCAGCAGCTATTTAAAATCATAAtagtttatattttaattttatgattttgttaAAAAGAGATTTTGATCACATGGCCTAAAAAGGTGGGAAATATTATTTCGGTGGCAGAGAGGATggtaatatttaaataaagtgAGAGCAGTTGAGCTGTCGCAAGAGAGTGTTGTACTTATTTATACCTTCTATAAACTCACATTTTGAAACGATGAGAGCTTGTAACTTTAGCGGTTAAATGTATTTGTTTGGAATGTGAACCACACATTCCAAAGATACCAGGGGATCTAAGCTGACACCAAATTTTCCCAACCCaaccataaaagaaaatttatccTAAATCAAGTAGTAAGACAACTGTATTTAATACTTAAGTTGTCACCCGAGTCGTGACAAGAATCATATAAACATTTGTCTCATTTAAGATGCTAAAAAACGTTAAGTATTAGTTGATCGGCCGGCTGGGTCTTAATATTTAAGCAgattaagtaaatttattatatattatactaataagcacatatttatactttaaaaaaCACATAACCGTATtggcatgcataaattggaaaaaaaaaaatgacatataggttataaagtattagaacatatgaAAAACATGGATAACAAGCATATAATAAGTGTTCATCCAAgcattcaacaagtctcttacattttattgacaaaataaataCACAAAGAAATTTATTGactttctgtctaagtgagaatCGCAAGCTAGGAGGGTGCCAGAGCAGGTTTAGGCAGGCTAAGCGGATACCTAAGTGGGCTAAGCGGACGTTTAAGTGGGTCTAGGTGCACTTTTTTAATTCTCAAATGCTTAGGAACTAATCGGAGCGATGATCAACCACCTAATGCCTAGGCATCGTTAGGCggaaatttttagaacagtggtcTCATCACTTAGTAGGTATTAAAATCCACAATTCATAAAAAGAGTTAAAATCTACGAATCAAGAGATGATAAATTTGACCTATAGAACCCCTCGGTTAATCACATTTTTTATGAGTAAAGTGGCACATCAAGTAAATCATTGTGACCTATTTGTCTTGTTTTCAAAGGTGGAACCTAGATCCTCTCTATGAGCCTACAGATCAAATGAtctggatcgttgaaatttaatccagcagttataattattttaacttttagaGAGGCCTCCTATTTGTagctgtttgatcaaattttaacagtCTGAATCATTTGATCTATAGGCTAAGATTTTTTAGATCCGGAGAGAATGTGGATTCTCAAAGTAGGGCAACAAGCAACTGTTTCTGTGCATGTGTAAATTTACTCGTGGCCTTCCATAATCATGATGGGTTATCATCCACGTTGATGcatcattttctcaatgtttaaTCAACCTAGGATATCTTTTTAATCCTAGATTAGTGCTTCagtcaaattttcaaatcctgAGTTCGAAGGACGGTGATAAGGTTGATGCACTCATGATTAATCTATGAATCTCTATCATTACCAATCTCAAGAGTTCCCCACTCCCACTCCGGTCTCCCGTGTGATCTAAAAAATTCTTTCATCCGGAAGCCCGAACGACATAGTTGTTTGGCTAAATCAAAGACATATTGAACGGGATTAAAAAGTGTTGAATGAAGAGAGCAATTTGCATTGAACGAATTCACTGTCACGTAAATGTTCCTATTATATCATGTGCCAAATATTATAACTAGGAGGAATAGACCAGAGTTAGATGTTTTCAAGTCCAAATTTTGTGTGTTCAGCTAGAGTTATTTATACGGACACTCTTgatgttttccttgttttaaCAAAAACCCCTTGAAGTTTAAAAGATTATACTATCATCCTTTAAGGTTTTAAATTGTTCCACATAATCCATTctgttaggccatctccaaccatcCGGCTAAAGGgcaatagggttaaaaataaccAGTTTTGACACGAAAACCGTCTTCAACCGAAGATTAAGAGCTTGTAGACTCCACCTGGCCAAAAATCTCAAAACAGGCCAGCGGGCTGGCCAAGATCAGCCAGCCAGCCAACGGGCTCTCTGATTGCTTTCTGCAtacttttctcttctctttgtatATCTGAAGAAAATCCATTGCAAAACAACCAAAGTTAAAACTACCAATTAATCCGATTTCTTGATCCATGAACCTAAACCATCATAGAAATTAACCCACAACCCAAAAGTtcgaagaaaattgaaaattatggTAAAAATTAGAGCAGGGTAAGTTAAAAAATACCTCGAATTTGTCGTTCATGTTGCGATACTCTTGACGAAGCTTGTGCTGCCAATCTCTCAATTGCTGCTGTGgatttggctttggcttgattaTGTTCATCACCCactccatatttttttattataatttttgaatttgaaaagtTGGGGTTTCTGATTGATGGTGAGGAACTCAATTCTGCGATGCTTTGCTTGATTTTGAAGCGAGGACGAGGAGGACGATGATCAaactcaaaattattaaaattaaattgtgaaaatggagaaaggcaaaacctatctgggttttttttagcttttgagGATGAGTTTACACTTTACGGACAACGATGGAACATGTTTTGTTTAAAGCCCATACGCCCTTAATATTCTTTGGGTCCGTGTGGCCCGTTTAATATTAATTGGCGTGGATCAAGTGACTACAGCCCAAAATAATTTGTAAACacaggattttttattttaagttgtagtttttaaattaaaaataataaattatgtttgtccTTATGATCCTTTggccccttcggttggagatggtttttcgTCACAGgactatgtttggcctatgaccctCTGGCCCCTCAAtcggagatggtaagaaatatggtctaacattgttcattaaaatattaatttattggagGGATATAGGATTAAAACGAGCCATCTAGCTCTCATTCGGTTCGATATGGCCTTAATTTCCCATCCATAAACTGTCGATGGTGTCATAAATTTTCTCTAAATGACAAACCAAATTGGAATGATTTGAGGGTTGGAAGTCGACTTCGTAAGTATAATTTGGGCGATGAAGAGAAATCCTTGAGTTTCAAAGAGATCAAGATCATACGCAGGCGTGCTTAATAGCGTGAAAAGGGTCTCGGTTAGCAATCATTCGATAAGTTATGGACTATAGTGAAGGAAGATGCTAGCATCAATCGTGCATAACCACGTAATCCTGACACCACTCTTATAGAGTAAAAGTGTAAACTGCGACATAAATAATAATCGGTGCTACCTATTCATATGCATTGAATAATCATTTTCCTTTTCCCCAACGGCACTTGAAGAGTATCTTTACGCCGATAATGCTTCTGGGGCCATCCCCAAAAACAAACATAGAATACAACTTACAATCATGATGTTTCACATAATGTTCATGGAATTGCCATTCAAAACCCCATCGAAAGAAGCATCAAACAAACAGGACATCACTCCCACTCAATTGTTGATGGGGGCTTTGACGTAATGTCTTGAACTATTCTGTTTACACCCCGGACACTATTGCAAATCTTTCGGGACACATCATCAAGGAACTTATGTTCAAAATAGTAcctgaaattttcaaatggtaTTCCGTATCATCAGGGAACTTATGACATCAACAACTGATGCTAGCATGCCTAACGACTTAGAGAATATAACCAACAAACATAAAAGTAAGAAATGATAAATAACACAATATTGGCACAATTGAGAGCGTACCAGTCAGCTGTCATCCCATCTTGACTTGTTACAGCTCTGAGGGCAACAACGTGAGAATGTGTTCTTTGATCGCCCTGAACCCCAACTGATCTTACAGGCAAAAACACCGCAAATGCTTGCCAGATTGTATCGTACAACCCAGCATCTTTGATTGATTCTATGAAAATCTCATCAACCTAAAAATAagtaaacaaagaaaaatgtgaCCCACAAATATTAGAAAACCAAAGCAGTCAAGCATTTAACTCCAACGATAAGCAAATATACCTGGCGGAGGATATCCAAGGCATTGCCTTGTGTTACATCACCCAAGACTCGTACTGCAAGGCCAGGGCCAGGAAATGGATGGCGCTTTAGAAATCCCTGAGGAACATCTAAGATCCTCCCTAATTCGCGAACCTTTATATGTCAGGGAAAGAAAGACGACAAAATCAATATATGTGCACCAAAGGAAGATTAAAGCATAGCATATGCAATTATAGTAGGAAGGTGGAAGCTGAAACCTCATCCTTGAATAAAAGTTTAAGAGGCTCAATGAGCTTCAGTTTCATGTCTTTGGGAAGCCCTCCAACGTTGTGATGGCTCTTGATGGTGTGGGAGTGGGTCCTTCCACTTCCAGGTGGTGGGCAAGATTCAATCACGTCCGGATACAGGGTCCCTTGGACCAAGTAAGTAGGCCTCTTCCCTAATTTTTGCTCCAAATCATGTGCAAAAGCGTCGAAAATGCAAATGAACTCCTTTCCAATCATTTTCCTTTTCGTCTCAGGATCAACAACGCCTTTAAGCTTACTAAGAAATTGTTCTGTGGCATCCACACAAGTAACAGGCAAATGAAGATCTTTTTCAAAGGTTTCCATCACACGTTCTCTCTCCTTAAATCTACACAAAGAAGAAAGTTTTATTAGGGAAACACAGAACATACAATTGAAGTCTACAGCAACCACAAAGTGTTAAGACTTCCATGTGGTTAAACTGCTTCTGCTCTCACCTCAATAAACCATTGTCAACAAAGATACAATGAAGCCTATCGCCAATTGCCTTATGAACAAGAGTTGCGGCAACTGTGGAATCCACACCTCCTGATAATGCGCATATGACATGATCTTCAGTCCCTACTGTGCTTTTAATCACTTTTATTTCTTCATCCAATACATTTTCCATACTCCATCCTGCACTGACTTGACAAATATCAAACAAAAAGTATCGAAGTGTCTCCATCCCTTCAGGCGAATGTGTCACCTACAAAGGATTTTCAAATCTCATTCACTGAAGCAACTTTAAATTGCCAATAACATTTGAAATTTCCACCGAAAATactcaaattttcaaatgctAGTACATACAAGAATGACAATAGGCATCCAAGAGCAGTTACTCTTAACATTTCCTATCACATTTTATCCCAGAAGATGACTAAGTTCCAAACAAAACGGACTCCtaaaaaattgatatttttttataacaatCCAAATGAATGAAAAAGGATTTTATTATAGAGGAAAGCCATTCGTTTAAAGCAACTTACGAAACTTTGCATCAGAGTTTCGTAATTTATTTTGACAAGATAACAAAGATAGTTACTGACGATAGTTAATGACGAAATTTATTTTGATGCTACGCCAAGACAAGCATAGCCATTCCACAATAACCAAATCTGTAAAGCCCAGTTTAAAAGCATACCTAAAATCAataatcctaaaaaaaaaaccgattgacacaaatttttataattaacataatCTAAGAACACTAAATTTAATGTACCGACAATGGAAAGCGTTCAATTTCTTATTACCAAATGATGACTAACACCAAAAGGATTCAATGAAATAATAACATAACCATTCCAGCATCATACACCAAATTTCCAAATCAAATAACTATCCAAAAACCAATTAaatcaaaaattcaaaccaaacccAATTACCTCTGGGTGGTACTGCAACCCATAGAACCTCCTGGCCGGGCTCTCAATTGCAGCGACCGATCCCTGCTGGCTCCGCGCCACGACCTCAAAACCTTCCGGCAGTTTTACCACCTCATCCCCGTGGCTCATCCAAACCACCTGTTTATCCCCAACCTTCTTGGACCCAAAAATCCCAGAGCTCCTCTCCACCTCAATCTCCATCCTCCCATACTCCTGCTTCTCCCCAACCTTAACCACTCCACCGAGCCTCTGCACAATCAACTGAAGCCCGTAGCAGACGCCGAGCACGAACACGCCGTTGGCCTCGGCCCACTCGGTGAACCCAGCCGGGAAGCTGGGGGAGTCCAGGGTGTGGACCGAGTGGGGCCCGCCAGAGAGGATTACGACGCGGGGGTTGAGGTCGGTGATGGATTTGAGAGGGCTTGTGCCGGAGATGCAGACGGAGAAGACGGAGAGAGATCGAATTCGGCGGGTGATGAGGTGGGTGTATTGGGAGCCATAGTCGAGAATCAGGACCAGCTCCGATTTCACGGCTTTTGGGTCCATGGATTTGGCGGCGGTGGATAGGTGCCTAGGGTTTATACAGAGGTGTGGGTTTCGGAGGTTTGAGTGTGATTGGCTGTGCTTAGGTTGGAGGGTAGGGTTTAAGGAAatgggaaattagggtttttgtggGAGAGAGAACCACGCCCTCGAAATGTTTGGCGGGAAGTTGGGCTTCgttacgatttttttttttattgtgatggAATACGGGTATaacattatatgtttttatgtaaatgataatgaattttattttttaaaattattaactttttaaaatatatattatactatTTGTATAGTAATTGTCAAATCTCTCCTTGGTTACTAATcctactctctttttttttttttctttttttctccttttcttttgagtaatGATAGTGGCGTTTTTATTTGTTACGAGACAATATTTCCACTATTCTAATTTATGAGAAATAAGGTTTGAAGTCTCATGCATAACTCCCACTCCACTATCTATTCTAATTTGGTTTCTAATGCATGGAACAACAACACTTGTCATTTTTCTACTGAAAGTAACTACAATTCGAGGGACCCATAGAAAAATGGTTTAATATATAAAAGGGGTCACTTGCTTGTCCCGGAGTTCATACTTAATTACCTCAAATTCCTAACAGCTCTTATGGATGCgttgcattcttgttttctgtcCACAATTTCCACTCGTAAAAATCTCATTCCAAACACAAGAAAATCACAACCTCCAAAGAGCACTAGTTCTCCATCCTTGCTGCTAGCAATAACAAGAAAAGATCATGATTGTCATGACGATATTGCTCCAAGTACAGGTACTAAACGATGTGCGATGATCTTGAAAACTCTGGATGACTTCATAAACAACTACTTAGAGCCACCAACTCTCCGGCCTTCAGTTGACCCGAGGCTCGTGCTCTCGGACAACTATGCTCCTGTAACCAAagagcttcccccaactgagtgcGAGCTGATACAAGTCCCCCTACCACAGTGCCTTGACGATGCCTACATTCGCAATGGCCCCCACCCACTGTACCTTCCCCAAGGGCAGCCTTACCACCATTTTGAAGGGGATGGCATGCTTCACTCCATCAAGATCTCCCAAGGCCGAGCAACACTTTGCAGCCGCTACGTCAAGACCTATAAATATACCACATAGCGCAAAACTGGTTATCCATTCTTTCCCAGCATCTTCTCTAGCTTCAACGACCTTCTTGCCTCTACCATGCGCGCAGGTCTCTTCGCTTCCCAAATCATTACTGGTCAGCTCAATCCTGCAAATGGTTCTGGTGTCGCAAACACTAGTTTAGCTTTGTTTGGCAATCGTCTCTATGCGCTTTTCGAGGTTGACCTCCCTTACGCTGTGAGTTTGACATTGAACGGAGATATTCAAGCCCTGGGGCGCTGTGATTTTAATGGGAAACTCTCCGCGAGCATGATAGCTCATCCGAAGATAAACCCAGAAACAGGCGAGACCTTTGCTTTTCGCTTCAGCGCGGTGCGTCCATTCCTCACCTATTTTCGCTTTGATGCAGATGGGACACAGCACTCGAACGTGCCCATATTCTCTATGCGTCGACCATCTATCTGTAAACTTTAATAAAACCTAGGGTTAATGCTACAAGGTTTTGGCGACATGCACACGTGGTATTTTTACGAACCGGTGTTAGTAATAGTTCAGGATTTTACCTGAAGAAGCCATTACACAGATTGAAGCCTCTTACTTTGATCTTCTACTCAATGGAAACCTTATGTTCTCTTCTAGTAATGGATCTAGATTTTATCTCAGAAAATGGAACCAACTTTCGTGCAGGGACCAAGTATATATAGACATCTACAAACATCTCATCATAACTGCCTCCTCCCATTAAGGATGGTAGTTTGATAACTGCAAGCATTACGCTTGTCTTTCGATCATGGTGTGTTTCTCTACTTCATCACATAATCCTTATGGTCCTACATTATAGGAGATTCAATTAACCAAGTCATTAACTCCTAACTGAACTCTAGTGTCTGATATGGATAATTAACCTTAATTATAATTAGTAAAATCCAAATAAGTtccaacattctcccactttggattatactaattatatatgtataattatCATATCCCTTCAATAGAGTTCAATTCCTTAGTGATCACATGAGTTAATACATAGTCAAATTGTCTCCTTACACATCAGTCACGATCAGCTTGTAAAATCGAACTCCAGAAAATCTTGCATAACATCTTAATGCAAGCACTCTGAAATCACAATTTTCTTTACTTATCACACATGATGAAATATTCACATTTTGAAGAATGATAGCTCGTCCTCATGCTCCCACTTAATCACCCTCTTTCATTCTCAGTCTTGGCATTCAATTGCCTCCTTGATATTTAtagtatatatttgtatatacatataaattataagcAAAATCCCATAAACCATAATCAGCAAACTTAATCAATGCAGTAAACATATGTTCACATCAGTTCATACATGACAAAgcaacttaaaaacatgaaattaTGAACTGGAAAGTCTGAAAAGACATACTAACTTTCACTCCCACATTTCTGTTGATTCAAAGGATTCCAAGATTCCCATGTTCGCCACATGCCCTTTGAAAACTCCCACTGATAAAGGTTTTGTAAGAGGATCAGCTACCATCAAGGTTGTATCAATATGTTCAATAGATACAACACCTGCTCGAACATTATCTTTGACTGACAGATATTTCACATCCATCAATCGAGTAGCTGAAGACCTCTTATTGTTCTTGGAATATAGCACAGCTGAATTATTATCACAGTAGATCAATAAAGGTCTTGGTACTATGTCAACAACCTTTAAGAATGAAATCATATTTTTCAGCAACATTCCTTGTTCCATGGCTTCGAAACAAGCTATATATTCTGCTTGCATTGTGGACGTTGCAAGTGTCTTTTGTTTTGCACTCCTCCATGATACTGCCCTTCCTGCCAAGAAAAATATGTATCCACTGGTGGATTTTCGATCATCTTGACATCCTGCA encodes the following:
- the LOC137710771 gene encoding uncharacterized protein is translated as MDPKAVKSELVLILDYGSQYTHLITRRIRSLSVFSVCISGTSPLKSITDLNPRVVILSGGPHSVHTLDSPSFPAGFTEWAEANGVFVLGVCYGLQLIVQRLGGVVKVGEKQEYGRMEIEVERSSGIFGSKKVGDKQVVWMSHGDEVVKLPEGFEVVARSQQGSVAAIESPARRFYGLQYHPEVTHSPEGMETLRYFLFDICQVSAGWSMENVLDEEIKVIKSTVGTEDHVICALSGGVDSTVAATLVHKAIGDRLHCIFVDNGLLRFKERERVMETFEKDLHLPVTCVDATEQFLSKLKGVVDPETKRKMIGKEFICIFDAFAHDLEQKLGKRPTYLVQGTLYPDVIESCPPPGSGRTHSHTIKSHHNVGGLPKDMKLKLIEPLKLLFKDEVRELGRILDVPQGFLKRHPFPGPGLAVRVLGDVTQGNALDILRQVDEIFIESIKDAGLYDTIWQAFAVFLPVRSVGVQGDQRTHSHVVALRAVTSQDGMTADWYYFEHKFLDDVSRKICNSVRGVNRIVQDITSKPPSTIEWE